The Phragmites australis chromosome 15, lpPhrAust1.1, whole genome shotgun sequence genome window below encodes:
- the LOC133893070 gene encoding uncharacterized protein LOC133893070 produces the protein MASSTENTDAPMEELHVPPPPPNPSEEAPGEAEEPKTLERAQELFDEGSKAIEDGGFVEAVDCLSRALEIRTAHYGELAPECASTYYKYGCALLYKAQEETDPLGNVPKSAPKEESVKSTTGKDDSGSSKASCSNVEDAASSEKVDAEEGENSNGKDQEDGNGEDDKDVDDDDGDSDDEKAGDEDDSDLDLSWKMLDIARAIVEKSPDNTMEKVKIFSALGEVSLEREDIDNSLGDYFKALAILEQLVEPDHRRIVELNFRICLVFELAAKIADAIPYCAKAISLCKSRIQSLKTSKDALLAGKDDNVSAAEGGLQKSALEDEIELLTGILTELEKKLEDLEQAMSTPSSAIAEIMRTIASRADAEQKVADAMPRAASFTSSQMAASSNGFDSSILSTAATTGSTGSTVTDLGVVGRGVKRANIKPISAEPSAKKPAVDSPSVKGDISNNSEAHPTTQSGDDSVSK, from the exons ATGGCCTCCTCCACTGAGAACACGGACGCACCGATGGAGGAGCTCCATgtcccgccgccaccgccgaacCCTAGCGAGGAGGCGCCCGGCGAGGCGGAGGAGCCGAAAACCCTAGAGCGGGCGCAGGAGCTGTTCGACGAGGGGTCCAAGGCCATCGAGGACGGGGGCTTCGTCGAAGCCGTCGACTGCCTCAGCCGCGCGCTCGAGATCAG GACTGCACATTATGGAGAGCTTGCTCCAGAATGTGCCAGCACGTACTATAAGTATGGATGTGCCTTGCTGTACAAAGCCCAGGAGGAGACTGATCCTTTGGGCAATGTTCCCAAGAGTGCACCAAAGGAAGAATCAGTGAAGAGTACAACTGGTAAAGATGATAGTGGAAGCTCAAAGGCCTCTTGTAGCAATGTTGAGGATGCTGCATCTTCAGAGAAAGTTGATGCTGAAGAAG GTGAAAACTCAAATGGCAAAGATCAGGAGGATGGGAATGGCGAAGATGACAaggatgttgatgatgatgatggcgacAGCGACGATGAGAAGGCgggagatgaagatgattcTGATTTGGATCTTTCCTGGAAAATGTTGGACATTGCAAGGGCAATAGTTGAGAAGAGCCCAGACAACACTATGGAGAAAGTAAAAATCTTTTCTGCCCTGGGTGAAGTCTCCTTGGAAAGAG AGGACATAGACAACTCACTTGGTGACTACTTCAAAGCTTTAGCTATTTTGGAGCAATTGGTTGAGCCTGATCATCGTCGAATCGTGGAACT AAACTTCCGCATATGTTTGGTTTTCGAGCTGGCGGCCAAGATTGCAGATGCAATCCCATACTGTGCGAAGGCAATTTCACTATGCAAGTCACGTATACAGAGCCTGAAAACTTCCAAGGATGCTTTGTTGGCTGGTAAAGATGATAATGTATCTGCTGCTGAAGGAGGCTTGCAAAAATCTGCTCTGGAAGATGAGATAGAGTTGCTGACTGGCATACTTACTGAACTCGAAAAGAAG CTTGAAGACCTGGAGCAAGCAATGTCAACCCCAAGTTCTGCTATAGCTGAGATCATGAGGACGATTGCATCAAGAGCAGATGCTGAGCAGAAAGTTGCCGATGCGATGCCAAGAGCTGCATCTTTTACATCTTCACAGATGGCTGCATCCAGCAACGGCTTTGATTCCTCAATTCTGTCCACAGCAGCGACAACCGGAAGCACTGGAAGTACTGTAACTGACCTTGGGGTTGTAGGTAGAGGCGTCAAGCGAGCTAACATCAAGCCGATCTCTGCTGAACCTTCTGCCAAGAAACCTGCAGTGGATTCACCATCTGTAAAAGGCGATATCAGCAACAACTCGGAGGCTCACCCTACGACACAGAGTGGCGATGATTCAGTATCGAAGTAG